Below is a genomic region from Syngnathus typhle isolate RoL2023-S1 ecotype Sweden linkage group LG3, RoL_Styp_1.0, whole genome shotgun sequence.
TCTCAAAACAATTTTCACGATTATAAGTTAATCAAAATGATCGTGAATGTATCCGTGTTGTTTTATCATTTGAATCAACGAAGCGGTGAAGACGTCTGACTTCAATCACTTCAAACTTTATTGCTAAGCGTTGACAAAAACAGACAATCacgaacaaacaaaataaatttaaaaaagaaaaagtctgtATGATATGTTGTCTACACTTAAGAGGTGAGTAAACATTTCATTGATAATGGAGAGCCTTCAGTTAAAATGCTAATCGCCTGCTTCTTGTCATTAGCACAAGATCTGTCGaaagtattaccgtttttttctatgtataatgcgcccccatgtataatacgcaccctaaaaatggcatgtcgatgctgggaaaaagcctgtacccatgtataatacgcacccaaattctgactcctacttaagtccgtaaacgtaaaattatctcagaaaaaaagatcatctttgggaacaaccggatgttattccgccggtcagtatcactgcccatgcgctagcaaactcaatagcgaagaaatgtttcggatttgcgtagggtacattgtgacagcaaacgagcaggtgatccagcaagccttgtctgataccagagcattctgttcgaagtgaacagcagagaagaaagcgcatctgtaatggcggcctccgtatcatatccggattttaaaaaaataaattgtacccatgtataatgcgcaccccagattttaggacaataaattagttaaattctgcgcattatacatgggaaaaaacggtaactttgTTCATCTCTATTAAAAACTCGATCTGTGTGCTTATGTGGCGGACAGAGCAACCCCCAGCCGCGAGCAGAGCTATGCCGCCGCCGATGGCCTCAACTATGACGTGCAAACGTTCGGCTCTTCGCTTCCCGTCAAAGTGATGGAGGCACTGACCATACTCAATGGTAAATAGGCTGACAATCATGTCACTTTTTGCCCCCTTTGCGTTCCGTGAGGACATTCACGTCCGTGTCCTCCAGGCGAGGAGCGGATCTCGGTGAAGGTGAGCGAAAGCGGCTGGGCCTGGCTGGTTTACGGAGACAGACTCATCATCTGGAAGGTCTGCCAGACGGCCGTGGCCAAGGTATGTTGAaatgttcttttctttcctAGTATGGCCGCTGACCTCGTTTTGCTGTTGCAGCTGTGCGTGTGCAAAGAGCTGCAGCTGCCCGCGAGCCAGTACGACTACACGGCCGAGCGCGTGGCCGTGACCTCGTCCGGCCCGCTGGACGCCGCCCCCGCCCAGGCCGTGTCCGTGCTGGCCGTGACGGCCGAGGGCGCGGCTCGCTTGTGGCCCAGCTTGTCGCAGGAGGGCAACTACGCCGAGGCCGACCTGGACCTGGGAGACTTGTGCGCCTTTGTGGTGGCGGTCCACGTAAGCCGCCAGGGTCGTTTTTGTCGAGTGGTACGTTTGCCCACGCCGTGTTCTTTGCTCCCGGCAGGGCGGCAGCTTCGTGGTGTCCTCGGCTAAGAGCCGCATGCTGCGGGTCGGGTGCGACGGTTCCCGAAGGCTTCAGTACCGGGCCCTGCAACAGGGCCAAGGCGTGTTGTCGGGCATCGGGCGCAGAGTGTCGAGCCTGTTCGGCATCCTGTCGCCGCCTGCCAACGACACCGTGAGTGCTTTGGCgaatcagttttttttctttgttcaaaTGAAATTGTGAAGTTGAGACCTTTTTTTGTCGTTGCAGCTAAACGGCGTGCTGTGGGTGGGCGCCAGCGGCCGGCTGTACGCGCTGAGCAACTCCCGCCTCAGCAAATGGGAAGTGGACGAGAGCTGGGAGCAACAGACGATCAGCTGGGACATCCCGCAAGCTCTGAACGAGAGCGTCGCCGACGCCATTTGGGTGAGTCAGTCAGACGCAGGTAAGCTAACTTTGCGAACTGTGAAGCTAAGCTAATTCAAtcttagtaccgtattttccggcctataaggcgcaccggactataaggcgcaccattaatgcatcatgtcagatttttaatccaaatcaaatcattctccatattatcttttttatttcaacttcagacggaaacaaatgactttataatcataaaataatgatccatagtctttttaagtcatgattcatagtcttcagcgggccacttatgattgatttcatgacacaatgctttgggccagtttaaatttaggaatttggtccgtatataaggcgcactgggctataaggcgcactgttggtttttgagaaaaatttaggtttttaggtgcgccttatagggcggaaaatacggtatatgagaGATGGGAATTTTCCTTCAGCCAAATCCAATCGGTACCTATCAGTACCTCATCGTGACGTTTGTCTAACGCCTCGTTCCCTCCACCAGGGCTCGGAGGTTAACTACGAGGAGATGCGAGACGGCGTCAATGTGACCTTTCTGGACGTGAAGCTCAGCCAGTGAGTCGGccgtctgtctttttttttttctctctctctctccttgtcTCGTCATTAAACGAAGCCTGGCGCTCTCCCAGGCTCGGGCTGGTGATCCTGGCCGCCGCCTGGCACCCGTCCGACACGCCCTGCGTGGCTTACTTCTGCCTGGTCACACTGCAGGACCTGGGCGCCGCCATCTCCAATCAGTTCACCGTGGAAGTCACCAACTATAATCCCCCCTTCCAGGTGAGTCCAGGTGATTTCTGCCACGAGATGGACACGGTGTGGAGATGGTCGCTACCGTGTGTCTCAGAGCGAGTCCGAGCTGCGCTCCACGCGACTCCTGTTGCCACCTTCTACCGGCGCCACCGCCTTCCTCTACAACGAGGAGCTCGTCTTCGCCTGCTCCACGGGAAGCGGCAGGGCGGGCCCCCCCGACGAGAAGATCCCCTTCAACGACTCCGGTGGGTTCCTCGATGGGGCGACGGATGTTTTTGGAGGTGACGTCGGTGCGTTTCTTCCCTAGGCGACGCCATacgcggcggcggctgctgcgCCAACCTGCCCGTCGTCTTCTCCCAGAATAGCGGCCTGGTCGCCGTGGTGGCCCGGGAGAGCGCCTCTATCCTGCCCGAGACCGTGGAGGAATCGCTGTGTTCGTCTCTGGCGGCGGCGACGCCAGAAGTTAGTCCCACGAAACAAAACCTTGCCTCGTCTGCACGCTTTTCTGAGCCAATTGAACGAGATCATCCTTATTTGAGTAGTTCCTTGACTTAGAAGTTGCTGATCTTAAAATGAGTCCCGGTGTTCCCCATTCAAGGTGTCCATGATGGAGCAGCCCGGTCGAGCGGATCCCGTAGCTCAAGAGGACAAACCCAAGCGCTTGAAGGCGGCATTCTTGCAGTTCTGCCGGTAACCAGCAAGAATACATTTTTATCTTCTCGTTGAAGGCAATTGGCTCCCGGTATCGATTTCACGAGGTTATgttttggatttctttttcttcccgcTACGTCCTCAGCAACGACCTCCTGGGCGCTCAGGCGCTTACCAACGAGCTCTTCCCGACCGGCGACGAGGCGGTGGAGAGCGGTGAGCTGGACGCCATGGTGATCCAGATGAACCTGGACCTGCTGGACGATTACCCGGCCTCGGACCCCCGCTGGGCTGAGTCCGTGCCTGACGGTGAGCGCCGTAGCTTGATGTCCACCAACTTACCAAGTCAAGGTGGCGTCTAAAAAATGTTCTTCTCCTTTCAGAGAGCGCCGGGTTCCCACTGACGTCCCTCATCATCCTCCATCAGCTAGAAGATAAGATGAAGGCCCACAACTGCTTCATGGACTTCCTGCTGCGGGTACACAAACAGCACCTCGGCTTCTATTGGTGCCCGGTACCAGTGCAGTCGAAACTTTGCCAGGTACGTTTGACTttctttacccccccccccccacaccccaccccccccatcAGGTGGGTCTCCTGGAGCGTCTCGGCCGCTTTCGGGTGCGCTCGTCCCCCATGGCCACGCGGCTGCTGCTGTGCGAGCACGCCGAGAAGCTGCAGGCGGCCATGGTGCTGAAGAACCAGCACAGCAAGCACGGCGAGCTGGTCAACCGGGCCATCGCCACGGCGCTGCACAGGAACGACGTCACCATGCCGGCCGGCCTCACCGGAGCCGACGTCTTTTTTCGAGAGGTGAGACGGCTTCTTCGGGACTTTTGGAATTTTAATTTACGGTTCGGTTTGATTTGTTTCTTCAATTATTTGGTAATATTATatgaattattatattatttctaatatctattatttttaaaacaactgTCCGTCGGTCTAGGAAAAACCTTTCATGGGTTTTCCCAAAAATGACATTCTAAGAATTGCACCTAATGGaaggcccgtccgtccgtcttgcGTGTCTGTCACAGGTTTCGCAAATCTCCACCATCTTTGATTGTCTtctggaagaggaggagaggagcTTGAAGGAGAAGCCGGTGGACTCGGTGCAATGGGCCGAAGTGGTTCTGACCGTCAACGTCATCATCAAGGTGAGCGCAGGTTGGTCCAAACGGAGAAGGACCGGCTTCTGAGCACATTTGGGGAAAATAGTCAGATCGCCAAAgatttattgtctttttttttttttgcaggatatGCTTCATGCTGCGGGTCAGTACAGAGAGAGCAAAGCCTCCGTGTACCGAGCGTCTGAACGCGCCGACGTAGACGCCGAGTACATCCCGTGGACGGGTGAGAGCGACAAACGAACGGGCTAAAGGACTTGATCCCGTTTCTCACGCCGGTGGTCCTCCCGTAGCGGTGGGCGGGCCAGGAGGCGTCCGCACGGTCATCTCCCGCCAGCATGAGCTCATCCTGCACTCCGTGTACCCCCACGCCGACTCGGAGCTGCGCGGCCTGCTGTGCGAGCAGCTGGTGGCGCTGTTGGACTTCTACCTGGGCGGCTACGTGGCCCAGCTCAACTCCCTGAAGCGGCAGCAGGGGCAGGAGCGCTACAACAGCCTCGAAATGGAGTACACTCAGCGGCGCAGCGAGCTCCTGGCGCCACTTTGTGAGTcttctgcttttgttttgccgAGAGAAAAAATCGGAACGAAAATCGGTATCCATTTCAcgcaatttgaaaaaaaaaaaaaaaaaaaagctgcatcaaGAGAGATAGGACCTCTTAGGAGAAGATGCGCGACTGACTTGTGTGTCGCTTCAGTGGAGCTGGGTCAGTACCAGTGGGTGGCGGCGCTGGGCGAGAAGTACTGCGACTTTGACATCCTGGTCCAAATGTGCGAGCTGACCGACAACCAGAGCCGCCTGCAGCACTACATAAGCAAGTTCGCGGACCAGGTACAAGCTCCGAACACGTCCTACTCCTGGCCGGGCTTTTGACTCTCGTCGTCTCGCAGAACTTTGCCGATTTCCTGTTCCGCTGGTACATGGAGAAAGGCAAGCGAGGGAAGCTTCTGTCCCAGCCGGCCGCTCAGCACCAGCAGCTGGCCGGGTTCTTGCAAGCGCACCAGCACCTCAGCTGGCTGCTCGACATCCACGTGCAGCAATACCACACCGTACGTCCTTCGCCGCCGTCCGTCTC
It encodes:
- the nup133 gene encoding nuclear pore complex protein Nup133 isoform X2; the encoded protein is MFSPRSGPSSARRQQNRTPARRTSSSLLLTPRRTSLSARATPSREQSYAAADGLNYDVQTFGSSLPVKVMEALTILNGEERISVKVSESGWAWLVYGDRLIIWKVCQTAVAKLCVCKELQLPASQYDYTAERVAVTSSGPLDAAPAQAVSVLAVTAEGAARLWPSLSQEGNYAEADLDLGDLCAFVVAVHGGSFVVSSAKSRMLRVGCDGSRRLQYRALQQGQGVLSGIGRRVSSLFGILSPPANDTLNGVLWVGASGRLYALSNSRLSKWEVDESWEQQTISWDIPQALNESVADAIWGSEVNYEEMRDGVNVTFLDVKLSQLGLVILAAAWHPSDTPCVAYFCLVTLQDLGAAISNQFTVEVTNYNPPFQSESELRSTRLLLPPSTGATAFLYNEELVFACSTGSGRAGPPDEKIPFNDSGDAIRGGGCCANLPVVFSQNSGLVAVVARESASILPETVEESLCSSLAAATPEVSMMEQPGRADPVAQEDKPKRLKAAFLQFCRNDLLGAQALTNELFPTGDEAVESGELDAMVIQMNLDLLDDYPASDPRWAESVPDESAGFPLTSLIILHQLEDKMKAHNCFMDFLLRVGLLERLGRFRVRSSPMATRLLLCEHAEKLQAAMVLKNQHSKHGELVNRAIATALHRNDVTMPAGLTGADVFFREVSQISTIFDCLLEEEERSLKEKPVDSVQWAEVVLTVNVIIKDMLHAAGQYRESKASVYRASERADVDAEYIPWTAVGGPGGVRTVISRQHELILHSVYPHADSELRGLLCEQLVALLDFYLGGYVAQLNSLKRQQGQERYNSLEMEYTQRRSELLAPLLELGQYQWVAALGEKYCDFDILVQMCELTDNQSRLQHYISKFADQNFADFLFRWYMEKGKRGKLLSQPAAQHQQLAGFLQAHQHLSWLLDIHVQQYHTAHETLYKQANVETRYFAKKKTLLALSKLAALAAQLPEEQLAKQVDEIVEQERFLLHQETLPRQLLEDKQQNPDTMPLLSAHQLVQLYICDDNRRANEYDFKKALDLLQYIHEEDDINIHSLKCQILGTVLRRDDWSSVDGNDDPLEAAKDSVFVKILGMLTQEGVRLQTYLPEVKELLELDELSALRSKPYFEFVLRANYEHHLQAQM
- the nup133 gene encoding nuclear pore complex protein Nup133 isoform X1 — its product is MFSPRSGPSSARRQQNRTPARRTSSSLLLTPRRTSLSARATPSREQSYAAADGLNYDVQTFGSSLPVKVMEALTILNGEERISVKVSESGWAWLVYGDRLIIWKVCQTAVAKLCVCKELQLPASQYDYTAERVAVTSSGPLDAAPAQAVSVLAVTAEGAARLWPSLSQEGNYAEADLDLGDLCAFVVAVHGGSFVVSSAKSRMLRVGCDGSRRLQYRALQQGQGVLSGIGRRVSSLFGILSPPANDTLNGVLWVGASGRLYALSNSRLSKWEVDESWEQQTISWDIPQALNESVADAIWGSEVNYEEMRDGVNVTFLDVKLSQLGLVILAAAWHPSDTPCVAYFCLVTLQDLGAAISNQFTVEVTNYNPPFQSESELRSTRLLLPPSTGATAFLYNEELVFACSTGSGRAGPPDEKIPFNDSGDAIRGGGCCANLPVVFSQNSGLVAVVARESASILPETVEESLCSSLAAATPEVSMMEQPGRADPVAQEDKPKRLKAAFLQFCRNDLLGAQALTNELFPTGDEAVESGELDAMVIQMNLDLLDDYPASDPRWAESVPDESAGFPLTSLIILHQLEDKMKAHNCFMDFLLRVGLLERLGRFRVRSSPMATRLLLCEHAEKLQAAMVLKNQHSKHGELVNRAIATALHRNDVTMPAGLTGADVFFREVSQISTIFDCLLEEEERSLKEKPVDSVQWAEVVLTVNVIIKDMLHAAGQYRESKASVYRASERADVDAEYIPWTAVGGPGGVRTVISRQHELILHSVYPHADSELRGLLCEQLVALLDFYLGGYVAQLNSLKRQQGQERYNSLEMEYTQRRSELLAPLLELGQYQWVAALGEKYCDFDILVQMCELTDNQSRLQHYISKFADQNFADFLFRWYMEKGKRGKLLSQPAAQHQQLAGFLQAHQHLSWLLDIHVQQYHTAHETLYKQANVETRYFAKKKTLLALSKLAALAAQLPEEQLAKQVDEIVEQERFLLHQETLPRQLLEDKQQNPDTMPLLSAHQLVQLYICDDNRRANEYDFKKALDLLQYIHEQEDDINIHSLKCQILGTVLRRDDWSSVDGNDDPLEAAKDSVFVKILGMLTQEGVRLQTYLPEVKELLELDELSALRSKPYFEFVLRANYEHHLQAQM